One Coregonus clupeaformis isolate EN_2021a chromosome 21, ASM2061545v1, whole genome shotgun sequence DNA window includes the following coding sequences:
- the si:dkey-9i23.16 gene encoding uncharacterized protein si:dkey-9i23.16: MSSAESGTGVPKLHRLFIKFDPEVVAVVSILLGLFQVLLAVPVYYMDVGLPKLQLMLPLFIGFLFVTAGSFAIACEKSPSRNLLMGCAYTNVASLVAGLLALCMYSVSLHSVQGFAEPCTLPNIDLYTGAAHKCPGEYLEGFFRSVTVLLIVYDLGALILHSLLSFSALKGLRVGLCRMIN; encoded by the exons ATGTCGTCCGCTGAGTCAGGAACAGGTGTTCCTAAACTACATCGCCTCTTCATCAAGTTTGACCCAGAGGTTGTAGCG GTGGTGTCGATACTCCTGGGTCTGTTCCAGGTGCTGTTGGCTGTGCCTGTGTACTACATGGACGTTGGCTTACCCAAACTACAACTCATGCTCCCTTTATTTATTGGCTTCCTG TTTGTGACGGCAGGATCGTTCGCCATCGCCTGTGAGAAGTCTCCCAGCAGAAATCTG CTGATGGGCTGTGCCTACACTAACGTGGCCAGCCTGGTGGCAGGCTTACTGGCTCTGTGTATGTATAGCGTCTCCCTACACTCCGTCCAGGGCTTTGCTGAACCCTGCACTCTGCCAAACATAGACCTGTACACAGGGGCTGCACACAAGTGCCCAGGAGAGTACCTGGAG GGGTTCTTCAGAAGTGTCACAGTCCTGCTCATCGTTTATGACCTGGGGGCTCTtatcctccactctctcctctccttctccgcACTCAAGGGACTCAGAGTGGGACTGTGCCGAATGATCAATTAA